The following coding sequences lie in one Desulfonatronum thiodismutans genomic window:
- the secY gene encoding preprotein translocase subunit SecY: MQQTTSKSGGLAELKRKILFTFMLLATCRIGVHIPVPGVDSRAMADFFASMQGTLFGMFDMFAGGGLSNLSIFALGIMPYISASIIIQLLTVVSPELKRLKEEGASGRKKITQYTRYGTVMIAAVQGLGIAIGIENMTSPGGAAVVLDPGWAFRLTTIITMVSGTVLLMWIGEQITEYGIGNGISLIIFAGIVAQLPGAIINTFRLMSAGQISLFVALLLALLVAGVLVFIVFMERGQRRIPIQYAKRMLGRKMYGGQTTHLPLKINTAGVIPPIFASSMLMFPATLASFSQSEILNRVSMMFDPATILYNTVFVALIIFFCYFYTAIIFDPKDIAENIRKQGGFIPGIRPGLKTREYIDTVLSRITLWGSLYISAICVLPMLLISQFNVPFYFGGTGVLITVVVAMDTMSKVDSYLITHQYEGLMQKTRIKGRR; this comes from the coding sequence GTGCAACAAACAACCAGTAAATCCGGTGGTCTCGCGGAATTAAAACGCAAGATCCTGTTTACGTTTATGCTTTTGGCGACATGCCGGATCGGGGTTCATATCCCGGTTCCCGGGGTCGATTCCAGGGCCATGGCGGATTTTTTCGCCAGCATGCAGGGAACACTGTTCGGAATGTTCGACATGTTCGCTGGCGGTGGCCTCAGCAATCTGTCCATTTTCGCCTTAGGCATCATGCCTTATATCTCCGCATCGATCATCATCCAGTTGTTGACGGTGGTCAGTCCGGAGTTGAAGCGTCTCAAGGAAGAAGGTGCCTCCGGACGCAAGAAGATAACGCAGTACACACGGTATGGAACGGTAATGATCGCTGCTGTTCAAGGCCTGGGCATCGCCATCGGGATCGAGAACATGACCAGTCCTGGTGGGGCCGCTGTGGTCCTGGATCCAGGCTGGGCCTTCCGCCTGACTACGATTATTACTATGGTGTCAGGGACCGTTCTTTTGATGTGGATTGGTGAACAGATCACCGAATACGGCATCGGCAACGGAATCTCATTGATCATTTTTGCCGGTATCGTTGCTCAATTGCCGGGAGCCATCATCAATACGTTTCGGTTGATGAGCGCAGGCCAAATTTCTCTGTTCGTCGCCTTACTCCTGGCCTTGCTTGTTGCAGGCGTTTTGGTCTTCATCGTATTCATGGAACGCGGGCAACGCAGAATACCTATCCAGTATGCCAAGCGAATGCTTGGCCGGAAAATGTACGGTGGGCAGACAACGCATTTGCCGTTGAAGATCAATACCGCGGGAGTCATCCCACCGATCTTCGCGTCTTCCATGTTGATGTTCCCAGCTACTTTAGCTTCTTTTTCCCAGTCTGAGATTTTGAACAGAGTCTCCATGATGTTTGATCCCGCGACGATTCTTTATAATACTGTATTTGTCGCGTTGATTATTTTCTTTTGTTATTTTTATACGGCAATAATTTTTGATCCTAAGGATATTGCCGAAAATATTCGGAAACAAGGCGGCTTCATTCCGGGTATTCGCCCTGGTTTGAAAACACGAGAATACATTGACACTGTTCTCAGTCGGATTACCCTCTGGGGCTCGTTGTACATTTCCGCCATATGCGTCCTGCCGATGTTGCTCATTTCACAGTTCAACGTTCCATTTTATTTTGGTGGAACGGGCGTGTTGATCACTGTTGTCGTCGCCATGGACACCATGAGCAAGGTCGATTCGTATCTCATTACCCATCAGTATGAAGGACTGATGCAGAAAACACGGATCAAAGGCAGGCGGTAG
- the rplO gene encoding 50S ribosomal protein L15 gives MQLHDLYPFYEERKNRKRVGRGSGSGWGCTSGKGNKGQKSRSGGTKAPGFEGGQMPLQRRLPKGGFKNPFRTEYAVVNLDRLLEFFPQTEHISLEAIYAAGFGKRGLPIKILARGDISSAVQVEAHRFSKQAIEKISRAGGQAVAMEGEQSATNNQ, from the coding sequence ATGCAATTACATGATCTCTATCCGTTTTATGAAGAGCGCAAAAACAGAAAGCGAGTTGGACGAGGGTCCGGCAGCGGCTGGGGATGCACTTCCGGCAAGGGAAACAAGGGACAAAAGTCCCGGAGCGGGGGAACCAAGGCTCCCGGTTTTGAAGGCGGTCAGATGCCTCTACAACGGAGGCTCCCTAAGGGAGGATTTAAAAATCCCTTTCGAACGGAATACGCTGTCGTCAATTTGGATCGGTTGTTGGAATTTTTTCCGCAAACCGAGCATATTTCACTGGAAGCCATTTATGCCGCTGGATTCGGCAAGAGAGGTCTGCCGATCAAGATTCTGGCCAGGGGCGATATTTCGTCCGCCGTTCAGGTAGAGGCACATCGATTCAGCAAACAGGCCATTGAGAAGATTTCCAGAGCCGGTGGCCAAGCCGTTGCCATGGAAGGCGAACAGAGTGCAACAAACAACCAGTAA
- the rpsE gene encoding 30S ribosomal protein S5, whose translation MEQTQLGFIEKIVYLNRVAKVVKGGRRFSFSALVVVGNGKDSVGYGLGKANEVPEAIRKATERARKTMQKINLVDGTVPYKVEGQYGAGRVVLKPASKGTGIIAGGPVRAVMEAVGVSDILTKAIGTNNPHNVLKATVQGLVSLRSAEQVSALRGQSVSLTR comes from the coding sequence ATGGAACAGACGCAGTTAGGGTTCATAGAGAAAATCGTATATCTGAATCGTGTGGCCAAAGTCGTCAAAGGCGGTCGTCGATTCAGCTTTAGTGCTCTTGTCGTGGTCGGCAACGGCAAGGATTCCGTCGGCTATGGCCTCGGCAAGGCCAACGAGGTTCCTGAAGCGATCCGCAAAGCCACGGAAAGAGCGCGGAAGACCATGCAAAAGATCAATCTTGTCGACGGTACCGTCCCGTATAAAGTCGAAGGACAGTACGGAGCCGGGCGCGTGGTTTTAAAGCCTGCGTCCAAGGGGACGGGAATTATAGCCGGTGGTCCGGTTCGAGCCGTAATGGAAGCCGTCGGCGTTAGCGATATCTTGACGAAGGCCATTGGGACCAATAACCCCCATAACGTGCTCAAAGCCACCGTGCAGGGACTTGTTTCCCTCCGTTCCGCGGAACAGGTGAGCGCCTTGCGTGGACAGAGCGTCAGTCTGACTCGTTAG
- the rplR gene encoding 50S ribosomal protein L18, which translates to MKYTKNQARMRRRQRIRKKISGNALCPRLVVFRSNAYIYAQLVDDDNGHTLASSSSFILSKDGGANGFTRDVAMQVGKDLASKAKEKDIHQAVFDRGGYIYHGKIKALADGAREGGLKF; encoded by the coding sequence ATGAAATACACTAAAAATCAAGCCAGAATGCGTCGTAGGCAGCGTATTCGGAAAAAAATTAGTGGTAATGCCCTGTGTCCTCGCTTGGTCGTATTTCGGTCCAACGCATACATCTATGCGCAATTGGTCGATGACGACAATGGCCATACCCTTGCTTCATCTTCATCCTTCATTCTGTCAAAGGACGGCGGCGCGAACGGTTTCACGCGTGACGTGGCCATGCAGGTCGGGAAGGACTTGGCGAGCAAGGCCAAGGAAAAGGATATCCACCAGGCCGTATTTGATCGTGGCGGCTACATCTATCACGGGAAGATCAAGGCTCTTGCCGATGGCGCTCGTGAGGGCGGACTTAAATTCTAA
- the rplF gene encoding 50S ribosomal protein L6: MSRIGKNPVPVPKGVEVRVHKDVIEIKGPKGELRTPTHSKITYELKDDAVHLSRVDDSRVAREQFGLRRTLLANSVRGVTEGFQKILEVIGVGYKVAVDGPKITLNVGFSHPVEYNLPQGMSAKVEGNKLTLQGIDKEQVGEVAAQIRRFRPPEPFKGKGIKYSDEVIRRKAGKTGKK; this comes from the coding sequence ATGTCACGCATTGGTAAGAATCCGGTTCCGGTGCCCAAGGGCGTCGAGGTCCGTGTCCACAAGGACGTGATCGAAATCAAGGGGCCCAAGGGAGAGTTGAGAACTCCGACCCACTCCAAGATTACGTATGAGTTGAAGGATGATGCCGTGCATCTGAGTCGAGTTGACGATTCTCGGGTCGCCCGAGAGCAGTTCGGTTTGCGGCGAACTCTTCTGGCCAATTCCGTACGTGGAGTGACCGAAGGCTTTCAAAAAATTCTCGAAGTTATCGGCGTCGGTTATAAAGTCGCTGTTGATGGCCCTAAAATCACCCTGAACGTTGGTTTTTCTCATCCAGTCGAGTACAATCTGCCGCAAGGCATGTCCGCCAAGGTCGAGGGAAACAAGCTGACCTTGCAGGGAATCGACAAAGAGCAGGTCGGCGAAGTGGCCGCGCAAATACGTCGTTTCCGCCCGCCTGAGCCGTTCAAAGGCAAGGGTATAAAATACTCAGATGAAGTGATTCGGCGTAAGGCCGGCAAAACAGGTAAAAAGTAG
- the rpsH gene encoding 30S ribosomal protein S8, whose protein sequence is MLNDPIADMLTRIRNAQKALHKDVHFPASRMTESIAAILKDHGFVSDVAREERNIRVVLKYLSSKGAISGSRRLSKPGLRIYVGAKEIPAVQNGLGIAILSTPKGVLEGRAARSENVGGELLCEVW, encoded by the coding sequence TTGCTTAATGATCCCATAGCGGACATGCTTACGCGAATTCGGAACGCCCAAAAGGCCCTGCACAAAGATGTCCACTTCCCCGCGTCTCGGATGACGGAGTCCATTGCCGCTATCCTCAAAGATCATGGTTTTGTTTCAGATGTAGCTCGTGAGGAGCGTAATATCCGCGTTGTCCTCAAATATCTCTCTTCAAAGGGAGCTATTTCCGGATCTCGACGGCTGAGCAAGCCCGGTCTTCGAATTTACGTCGGAGCGAAGGAAATACCCGCCGTTCAAAACGGTCTCGGCATTGCCATCCTTTCCACGCCCAAGGGTGTTTTGGAAGGACGGGCCGCCAGGTCCGAAAATGTCGGCGGTGAACTGCTCTGTGAAGTTTGGTAA
- a CDS encoding type Z 30S ribosomal protein S14, whose protein sequence is MARTALKIKAARKPKFSTRAYNRCPLCGRSRAFLRHFGICRICFRNMSLAGELPGVRKSSW, encoded by the coding sequence TTGGCTCGCACCGCTCTTAAAATCAAGGCCGCAAGAAAACCAAAATTTTCGACTCGCGCCTATAATCGCTGCCCCTTGTGCGGCCGGTCTCGTGCTTTTTTACGGCATTTTGGAATTTGTCGCATCTGCTTTCGCAATATGTCCCTGGCAGGAGAATTGCCCGGGGTAAGAAAATCTAGTTGGTAA
- the rplE gene encoding 50S ribosomal protein L5, giving the protein MSRLQEIYKSKVAPELMKDFGYSSPMEIPKIQCISLNIGLGEASQNNKLIEDAVSELTQIAGQKAVITRAKKSIAAYKLREGMPVGCRVTLRRERMWDFLDKLVSFSLPRVRDFRGIPDRGFDGRGNFTMGIKEHTIFPEINMDRVDRVKGMNITIVTTASTDKEGKALLQLLGMPFKK; this is encoded by the coding sequence ATGTCTAGGCTGCAGGAAATATACAAGAGCAAGGTCGCCCCGGAACTGATGAAGGATTTCGGGTACTCCTCTCCGATGGAGATTCCTAAAATCCAATGCATCAGCCTGAACATCGGCCTTGGTGAAGCTTCTCAAAACAATAAGCTGATCGAAGACGCCGTTTCGGAGCTGACCCAGATCGCAGGGCAGAAGGCCGTTATTACCAGGGCAAAAAAATCCATCGCAGCTTACAAGCTGCGTGAAGGAATGCCGGTCGGTTGCCGCGTCACCTTGCGTCGGGAGCGCATGTGGGACTTTTTGGATAAGTTGGTGTCCTTCTCCTTGCCTCGCGTCCGCGACTTCCGCGGTATTCCTGATCGCGGCTTTGACGGGCGAGGGAACTTCACCATGGGTATCAAGGAACATACCATATTTCCCGAGATCAACATGGATCGAGTCGACAGGGTTAAGGGTATGAACATCACCATCGTGACCACTGCTTCCACCGACAAGGAAGGCAAGGCCCTTCTGCAGTTGTTGGGCATGCCATTTAAAAAATAA
- the rplX gene encoding 50S ribosomal protein L24, translating to MKNRKIHKNDKVMIMVGKEKGKIGKVLKLFPKTERILVEGVNKVKRHSKGNPYKGEAGGIKEKENPLHLSNVTLVCDNCAKPTRVGYKFIDEDKKVRFCKKCNEIIA from the coding sequence ATGAAAAATCGAAAGATCCATAAAAACGACAAGGTCATGATCATGGTGGGAAAGGAAAAGGGAAAGATCGGCAAGGTCTTGAAACTTTTTCCTAAAACAGAACGTATTCTTGTTGAGGGCGTAAATAAGGTCAAACGGCATTCCAAGGGCAATCCGTACAAAGGGGAAGCCGGCGGGATCAAGGAAAAGGAAAATCCTTTGCACTTGTCCAACGTCACGCTTGTTTGTGATAACTGCGCCAAACCCACCAGGGTTGGGTACAAGTTCATTGACGAAGACAAAAAAGTGCGTTTTTGTAAAAAGTGTAACGAAATTATTGCGTAA
- the rplN gene encoding 50S ribosomal protein L14, which yields MIQVQSMLDVADNSGAKKVFCVKVLGGSHRRYASIGDIIVVSVKEAMPHSKVKKGEVMRAVIVRTKKEVNRPDGSFIRFDNNSAVLLNKQNEPVGTRIFGPVARELRSKNFMKIVSLAPEVL from the coding sequence ATGATCCAGGTTCAATCTATGCTCGACGTCGCCGACAACTCTGGCGCTAAGAAGGTTTTCTGTGTCAAAGTACTCGGCGGGAGTCATCGCAGATACGCATCCATTGGCGATATTATCGTCGTTTCCGTCAAGGAAGCCATGCCTCACTCAAAGGTTAAAAAGGGCGAGGTGATGCGAGCCGTCATCGTCCGGACCAAAAAGGAAGTCAACCGACCGGACGGATCCTTCATCCGGTTCGACAACAACTCAGCCGTACTTCTGAACAAGCAGAACGAGCCCGTGGGAACGCGTATTTTCGGGCCGGTCGCTCGGGAGTTGCGATCCAAGAATTTCATGAAAATCGTCTCCTTGGCTCCTGAAGTACTGTAG